GGCTCATCTGCATTTGGTTACCAATGAACTGTCGGCAAGACGTGTTCGTCAACTTGGGGAAGATCCTAAGGCGATTCACGTAGTAGGCAGCCCGGGCATAGATGCTATCCACGAAATGAAGTTAATAGACCGTGAAGCCCTTGAAAAAGATCTCGGGATAACCTTCAAGAAGCGTAACCTGCTCATCACTCACCACCCAGTGACTCTCGATCCCAGTGGTTCAGCCCAGGAACTCGAAGCTCTACTCTCAGCGTTAGACAATTTTGGAGATGAAACCGGTCTGTTTTTTACCAAAGCAAATGCTGACACATCTGGAAGGACCATTAATCGCGTTGTCGAAGACTGGGTTTCTACAAGATCAAATGCGGAGTTGTTTACGTCGCTCGGGTCGCTCCGGTACCTCAGTCTTATGAATGAGGTGGATGTTGTTGTTGGTAACTCATCCAGCGGTCTATATGAAGCTCCATCATTCCATACGCCAACTGTCAATATCGGTGATCGACAGCGTGGTCGGTTGTCAGCCGGCTCAGTGATTCACTGCGAGGCTGAACCGATGTCTATACATGCATCAATTAACAAGGCGTTCGAATTGGATGTTTCGCAGGTGGAAAATCCTTATGGTGACGGGCACTCTACGCAGCGGATAATCGAAGCGATCGCAGCAGTGAATGATCCTAAAAAACTTCTTAAAAAACGTTTCCATATGACCTCAAGCTCTTGATATGCACAGACGTTCATCAGAAAAGACTTTCATAATTGCCGAGGCTGGTGTTAACCATAACGGATCGCTTGATATGGCTTGCGCTCTTGTCGATGTGGCGGCTGCGGCTGGCGCAGACGCTGTTAAATTTCAGACTTTCAAAGCCACGGAAGTCATAAGTCGATATGCGCCAAAGGCTTACTATCAGCAGCTAACTACCAGCGCCAAAGAGAGCCAGTTGGAGATGGTTCAAAGACTTGAGCTATCTGAAGCTGACCACCGTATACTCATCAATCACGCTAAGACGAAAAAAATAGAATTCTTATCGACTCCATTTGACCTACCGAGCCTTCGATTGCTTACCGATCGTTTTCGGCTGTCCACAATAAAAATCCCTTCTGGCGAAATCACCAACGGTCCGTTCCTGCTTGAAATTGCAAAGACAGGTAGGAATGTCATCATGTCTACGGGCATGAACACACTCGGAGAAGTGGAGGCTGCGCTCGGTGTTCTAGCGTTTGGATACACCGCTACCATCGACCAAGATCCATCATTAAAAGCTTTTGCTTCAGCATTCGCGTTTGACGTCGGACAGTCTGCATTGCGTGAGTATGTCTCTCTGCTGCATTGTACAACAGAATATCCCGCTCCTTACACTGAAGTCAACCTCAGGGCGATGGACACCTTAGCGAATGCTTTTGGCCTGCCGGTGGGGCTGTCCGATCACACTATGGGTATTCATATTCCGATAGCTGCGGTGGCACGAGGCGCTAAGATCATAGAAAAGCACTTCACGCTAGACAGGTCACTTCCAGGTCCGGATCATGCGGCATCGCTGGAACCCACTGAGCTTGAAGAAATGGTCAGATCCATTCGAGAAGTTGAGATGGCTCTTGGCGACGGCGTAAAACGACCGACAGATTCTGAAATGAAAAATAGAGATATTGTGCGAAAGAGCCTCGTTGCGGCCAAACCCATCCTGACTGGGCAGGTAATAGACAAGGGAGATATTGCCATCAAACGGCCAGGGACGGGATTATCTCCAATGTGTTATTGGGATTATATTGGAGTAAAATCTGACCTGGATTACTCGGTCGATGAGATGCTGGCTTAATGAAGTTGCCCGTAATTGTAATTGGAGCTGGAGGCCACAGTAAAGTAGTGGCCGATGCTCTTCGGACGTCTGGACGAATCGCTCTCGGTTTTCTCGAGGCTAATCTTGATCTGCATGGAAGAATAATTGACGGGCTTAAAGTGCTGGGTTGTGATGACCTACTTTTAGATTATCCCCCGGAGACAATTAATCTTGCAAACGGAATCGGCTCAACAGTATCAACTGAAGCTCGACGCACAGTTTATGAACGGCTGAATCGAGGTGGTTACAAATTTGAAACTGTTTACCATCCGTCCGCAACCATTGCGCAGTCGGCACAGATTTTTTCAGGTGTACAAATAATGGCAGGCGGGGTGATACAACCAGGTGTGATCATCGGCGAGAACACAATAATTAATACAGGGGCCATAGTGGACCACGATTGCATAATTGGTAAGCATTGTCATATAGCCCCAGGAGTAGTCCTTTCCGGAGAAGTTCAGGTGGGTGACGGCTGTCATATTGGCACAGGCGCTGACGTCATTCAGGGTTTAAGCATAGGCGCAGGATCGCTTGTGGCAGCTGGAGCAGTGGTTATTCAAGATGTTCCGCCTAATACTTGGGTGGCGGGAGTGCCAGCGCGAATTATGGAAATAATATGAAGCATTGGGAATCCGTTCTTGTGTCGCCAAACACATGTCTAAGAGACGCTATGGCCAAGATTGACACTGAGGCAACCAAAATGGCTATTGTGGTCGATTCAGAGAGATACCTACTGGGTACAGTAACTGATGGAGATATTCGACGAGGTCTGCTTTCCGGAATGCAGCTAACCGATCCTGTTGAGCGTTGTATGTGCCAGACCCCTACGACAGCGCGGGTTGGTGAATCCAGCGAGGCAATCTTGTCAAAAATGCGGAAACTAGGTCTACATCAGGTGCCGATTCTGGACGAACGAGGCTGTGTTGCAGATCTTGTATTAATCAAAGATTACTTGTTGATACCTGAGCGAAAAAATTGGGTGGTCATAATGGCGGGGGGGCCAGGTACTCGCCTTGATGAATTGACTCGCAATACACCCAAGCCAATGTTGCAAGTTGGTGACAAACCATTACTCGAAACCATAGTTTACGGATTTGTCAAACAGGGCTTCCGCCACATTTGGATAGCCGTGAACTATCACGCCGGGCAGATCG
The sequence above is a segment of the Desulfomonilaceae bacterium genome. Coding sequences within it:
- the neuC gene encoding UDP-N-acetylglucosamine 2-epimerase; the protein is MNDSYRKICVVTGSRAEYGLLQPVISALNSDERFEMQLIVTGMHLSPEFGYTVSAIEDDGYEIAERVESLISGDTPAAITKSIGLGVIGFADVFRRLTPDWLLILGDRFEVFAAAQAALVANIPIAHIAGGDTTEGAFDEAIRHCITKMAHLHLVTNELSARRVRQLGEDPKAIHVVGSPGIDAIHEMKLIDREALEKDLGITFKKRNLLITHHPVTLDPSGSAQELEALLSALDNFGDETGLFFTKANADTSGRTINRVVEDWVSTRSNAELFTSLGSLRYLSLMNEVDVVVGNSSSGLYEAPSFHTPTVNIGDRQRGRLSAGSVIHCEAEPMSIHASINKAFELDVSQVENPYGDGHSTQRIIEAIAAVNDPKKLLKKRFHMTSSS
- a CDS encoding acetyltransferase codes for the protein MKLPVIVIGAGGHSKVVADALRTSGRIALGFLEANLDLHGRIIDGLKVLGCDDLLLDYPPETINLANGIGSTVSTEARRTVYERLNRGGYKFETVYHPSATIAQSAQIFSGVQIMAGGVIQPGVIIGENTIINTGAIVDHDCIIGKHCHIAPGVVLSGEVQVGDGCHIGTGADVIQGLSIGAGSLVAAGAVVIQDVPPNTWVAGVPARIMEII
- the neuB gene encoding N-acetylneuraminate synthase, whose protein sequence is MHRRSSEKTFIIAEAGVNHNGSLDMACALVDVAAAAGADAVKFQTFKATEVISRYAPKAYYQQLTTSAKESQLEMVQRLELSEADHRILINHAKTKKIEFLSTPFDLPSLRLLTDRFRLSTIKIPSGEITNGPFLLEIAKTGRNVIMSTGMNTLGEVEAALGVLAFGYTATIDQDPSLKAFASAFAFDVGQSALREYVSLLHCTTEYPAPYTEVNLRAMDTLANAFGLPVGLSDHTMGIHIPIAAVARGAKIIEKHFTLDRSLPGPDHAASLEPTELEEMVRSIREVEMALGDGVKRPTDSEMKNRDIVRKSLVAAKPILTGQVIDKGDIAIKRPGTGLSPMCYWDYIGVKSDLDYSVDEMLA